A genomic region of Prosthecobacter sp. contains the following coding sequences:
- a CDS encoding PSD1 and planctomycete cytochrome C domain-containing protein, which yields MPHPVPRVFLRRGTLALAWLALPALAVDYEKEIKPLLKERCYACHGALKQKADLRLDTAAAMRKGGDGGDILAGDHALLLERVTTTDKDDRMPPEGEGSMLNTEQVAKFKAWLAAGAPAPANEQPEADPRAHWAYQVPKSSGKSIDALLSERLASKKLKPQPEAAPEIWLRRVYLDLIGLPPTPEQITAFLNDASMPARQRVVDQLLGTPQYGERWARHFMDIWRYCDWYGLGAQLRHSQKHIWHWRDWIVESLNTDKGYDQMIVQMLAADELAPEDRDNLRATGFLARSYYLFNRTTWLDETIEHTCRAFLGLTMQCVKCHDHKYDPIEQADYYRMRAIFEPLHVRLDPWKGETDFEKNGLPRVYDLHLDKPTFRHVRGDEKNEDKSKSLTPGIPQVLEFASLEPASVKLPPASAKPALLPFVLEDHLRAAERDITAAQKALDNARQALAKSPQPAVKPVTKPKVIVSDDFTTAKPEQWEILKGDWKHSATGVRQYETGAERRALRLKSAPPADFEASLSFTIRGGQKWKSVGIAFDSADGDDVMVYMSAFSGGSKIQVAIGNDGKSSYPPAGSVARTISQDVRYTLDLRVRGPLINASINGEPALAYRLPQQRRQGSLALTAFDADVQFHSFKLAELAADAVMREPTADKSVPLADAKAAVALAEKQFAAAKAKPAMIRAVFAADKAKQDKALAKSAAAAEAAFKLAQTEVDLVKAEADPKAKDAEKKTKAAREALEKAKKKVATPGEAYTSLPASLKAQEGPEENNNTTVQTYPENSTGRRLAFAKWIADKRNPLTARVLVNQVWMRHFGAPLVANMDDFGRRSLAPLHQDILDKLTVDFMNNGWSLKHLHRAMVLSELYRRSSSNAEADAATVAADPDNASYWRMNPRRMESQLVRDSLLHLAGKLDLTLGGPSLDPAASETSPRRSLYFVQNADTEHRFLAVFDNSNVLECYRRNESVVPQQALALTNSKLSRECADALAAKLGKLDAEPFVTQSFLAVLGRPPTETERLASLEGFAALKQNRSLFLQALINHNDFVTLR from the coding sequence ATGCCCCATCCAGTTCCGCGCGTCTTCCTGAGACGAGGGACGCTTGCGCTCGCTTGGCTGGCGCTGCCTGCGCTGGCGGTGGATTATGAGAAGGAGATCAAGCCGTTGCTCAAGGAGCGCTGCTACGCCTGTCACGGCGCTTTGAAGCAGAAGGCCGATCTGCGGCTCGACACCGCCGCCGCCATGCGCAAGGGCGGTGATGGCGGCGACATCCTCGCGGGTGATCATGCGCTGCTGCTCGAACGCGTCACCACCACCGACAAGGACGACCGCATGCCGCCCGAGGGTGAGGGCTCGATGCTCAACACCGAGCAGGTCGCCAAATTCAAAGCCTGGCTCGCCGCCGGAGCACCCGCGCCTGCGAATGAGCAGCCGGAAGCCGATCCGCGCGCGCATTGGGCCTACCAAGTGCCTAAATCGTCCGGCAAATCGATCGATGCGCTGCTTTCAGAACGACTGGCTTCGAAAAAGCTCAAACCTCAGCCCGAAGCCGCGCCGGAAATCTGGCTTCGCCGCGTGTATCTCGACCTCATCGGCCTGCCGCCGACGCCGGAGCAGATCACGGCGTTTTTGAATGACGCCTCCATGCCGGCGCGTCAACGCGTGGTCGATCAACTCCTCGGCACACCGCAATACGGCGAGCGCTGGGCCCGTCACTTCATGGACATCTGGCGCTACTGCGACTGGTATGGCCTCGGCGCGCAGCTTCGCCACAGCCAGAAGCACATCTGGCATTGGCGCGATTGGATCGTGGAATCGCTCAACACGGACAAAGGCTACGACCAGATGATCGTGCAGATGCTAGCCGCCGATGAACTCGCGCCCGAGGACCGTGACAATCTGCGTGCCACCGGCTTCCTCGCCCGCAGTTATTACCTCTTCAACCGCACCACCTGGCTCGATGAAACCATCGAGCACACCTGCCGCGCCTTCCTCGGCCTGACGATGCAGTGCGTGAAGTGCCACGATCACAAATACGATCCCATCGAGCAGGCCGACTACTACCGCATGCGCGCCATCTTCGAGCCGCTGCATGTGCGCCTCGATCCTTGGAAAGGCGAAACCGACTTCGAGAAGAACGGCCTGCCGCGCGTCTATGACCTTCATCTCGACAAACCGACCTTCCGCCATGTGCGTGGTGATGAAAAGAACGAGGACAAGTCGAAGTCGCTGACGCCAGGCATTCCGCAAGTGCTGGAGTTTGCCTCATTGGAGCCTGCGTCAGTCAAACTGCCGCCAGCATCCGCCAAACCGGCTCTGTTGCCCTTTGTGCTCGAAGATCACCTCCGCGCCGCCGAACGCGACATCACCGCCGCGCAAAAGGCTCTCGACAATGCACGACAGGCACTCGCCAAATCACCTCAGCCTGCTGTGAAGCCGGTGACGAAGCCTAAGGTGATCGTCAGCGATGATTTTACCACCGCGAAGCCTGAACAGTGGGAGATCCTCAAAGGCGACTGGAAACATTCAGCCACAGGTGTGCGCCAGTATGAAACCGGAGCCGAACGGCGAGCCCTGCGCCTCAAATCCGCGCCTCCCGCTGACTTCGAGGCCAGCTTGAGCTTCACCATTCGCGGCGGGCAGAAATGGAAATCCGTCGGCATCGCCTTCGACAGCGCGGATGGCGACGATGTGATGGTTTACATGAGCGCCTTCAGCGGCGGATCGAAAATTCAGGTGGCGATCGGCAACGACGGCAAGTCCAGCTATCCACCCGCAGGCTCAGTGGCACGGACGATCTCGCAGGACGTGCGCTACACGCTTGATCTGCGCGTGCGCGGCCCGCTCATCAACGCCAGCATCAATGGCGAGCCGGCACTCGCTTATCGGCTGCCGCAGCAGCGCCGCCAAGGCAGTCTGGCCCTCACCGCCTTCGATGCCGATGTCCAGTTCCACAGCTTCAAGCTCGCCGAACTCGCTGCTGATGCGGTCATGCGTGAGCCCACGGCGGACAAGTCGGTGCCACTCGCCGATGCCAAGGCCGCCGTTGCGCTCGCCGAAAAACAGTTCGCTGCCGCCAAGGCCAAACCCGCGATGATTCGCGCCGTTTTTGCTGCGGATAAGGCCAAACAGGACAAGGCGCTCGCCAAATCCGCCGCCGCCGCCGAAGCAGCATTCAAACTGGCGCAGACCGAGGTCGATCTTGTCAAAGCGGAGGCCGACCCGAAGGCCAAGGACGCTGAGAAGAAGACCAAAGCCGCCCGCGAAGCACTGGAGAAAGCCAAGAAGAAAGTCGCGACTCCAGGCGAGGCTTACACATCGCTGCCTGCGAGTCTGAAAGCCCAGGAAGGCCCGGAAGAAAACAACAACACGACCGTGCAGACCTATCCCGAGAACAGCACGGGCCGCAGACTCGCGTTTGCGAAGTGGATCGCCGACAAACGCAATCCGCTCACCGCGCGCGTGCTGGTGAATCAAGTCTGGATGCGGCACTTCGGCGCGCCGCTCGTGGCGAACATGGATGACTTCGGTCGTCGCTCGCTTGCGCCGCTGCATCAGGACATTCTCGATAAGCTGACGGTCGATTTCATGAACAACGGCTGGAGCTTGAAGCATCTGCATCGCGCCATGGTGCTGTCCGAGCTGTATCGCCGCAGTTCCTCGAATGCCGAGGCCGATGCAGCCACCGTCGCCGCCGATCCCGACAACGCATCCTACTGGCGCATGAACCCGCGTCGCATGGAAAGCCAGCTCGTGCGCGACAGCCTGCTGCATCTCGCCGGGAAGCTCGATCTCACCCTTGGTGGCCCCAGCCTCGATCCCGCAGCGTCTGAAACGAGTCCTCGCCGTTCGCTTTACTTCGTCCAGAACGCCGACACCGAACACCGCTTCCTCGCTGTCTTCGACAACAGCAACGTTCTCGAATGCTACCGCCGCAACGAAAGCGTCGTGCCGCAGCAGGCGCTCGCTTTGACGAACAGCAAGCTCAGTCGCGAATGCGCGGACGCCTTGGCCGCGAAGCTCGGCAAGCTCGATGCGGAGCCTTTTGTGACACAATCCTTTCTCGCCGTGCTCGGTCGTCCGCCAACGGAAACCGAGCGGCTGGCGAGTTTGGAGGGCTTCGCGGCGTTGAAACAGAACCGCAGCCTGTTTTTGCAGGCGCTTATCAATCACAACGACTTCGTCACCCTGCGATGA